A genomic segment from Candidatus Omnitrophota bacterium encodes:
- a CDS encoding DNA polymerase III subunit alpha, giving the protein MDKMTNTQSDFVHLHVHTQYSLLDGACRLDELLDLAARNNMPACAITDHGNMFGAIEFYTKARKKGVKPIIGCEVYVAPESRFDKTSHGIKGASYHLVLLARNLTGYKNLMEIVSLGYVEGFYYKPRVDKEVLTRCGKGLVAMSACLGGEVPHFILSDQWNEARKAAGEYAEIFGKENFFLELQDNQLERQDKLNKGLIKLAREMDLGLVATCDVHYIDRSDAKAHDALLCIQTQTTLDDMNRMKFQTDQLYFKTPDEMKKAFAEVPDAVANTVKIAERCNLELDFSELHLPHFQAPDGEENLVFFKRLVAEGIRSRYDAVSDEIQKRVEHEIGIIEQSGYVSYFLIVWDFINYAKRHGIPVGPGRGSAAGSIVSYALGITDIDPLKYDLIFERFLNPARVTMPDIDIDFCFERRQEVIDYVIEKYSKDNVAQIITFGTMMAKGVLRDVGRVMGMPYAEVDKIAKLVPNDLGMTLERALEIEPELRSKYDEDPMVKQLVNTSLRLEGLNRHASTHAAGVVISDKPLIKRIPLFKTADDQITTGYAMKSLDQIGMLKMDFLGLKTLTVIDQAVKIIKRTRELDVDIDKISLEDGKTFELLSRAETAGVFQLESSGMRDLLRKIRPNKFEDLIAILALYRPGPMGSGMLDEFIKRKQGQVKVTYDHALLEPILKETYGIIVYQEQVMKIVSVLAGFSMAEADNVRKVVGKKIADALEGIKIKFLEGARKNNVDAATAERIWDFIAYFAGYGFNKSHSAAYAMVSYRTAYLKANFPVEFMTALLTSEKNNMDKISDYINEAVRMGIDILPPDVNESYKDFTVVGGDIRFGLSAVKNVGAGAAEGIINTRQAFGRFESIYDLTRKVDSKTVNRKVLESLIKCGALDSTGIFRSQAMSVLDKVITMAAKSNRDREIGQMSFFDESAAEDSFKNNFEEIPNIPEWPEPELLSGEKEMLGFYITKHPLTRYEKLLGMYSTATISELANMSDGQLVLIGGLINKVRTTVTRKKGEKMAIVSLGDLESFIEVLIFPKTYRKAPELIREDNLVYVHGRLNLREEEPKIIAEEIIPIDQVKERFTKAVLIKLSTAGLGEENMKMIKSTIKRFKGNTPSFIEFLSPEGRKIRLALEEDLYVSTSDEMVEELEKITGHGKVKFITK; this is encoded by the coding sequence ATGGATAAAATGACTAACACACAATCCGATTTCGTACATCTTCATGTCCACACACAGTACAGCCTTTTGGACGGTGCGTGTCGTCTGGACGAGCTCTTGGACCTGGCTGCCAGGAATAACATGCCGGCATGCGCCATAACAGACCATGGGAACATGTTCGGCGCCATAGAGTTCTACACCAAAGCCAGGAAAAAAGGTGTTAAGCCCATAATCGGGTGCGAGGTATATGTGGCACCCGAAAGCCGTTTTGACAAGACTTCTCACGGCATTAAGGGGGCGTCCTACCATCTGGTACTTCTCGCGCGTAATCTTACAGGATACAAGAACCTGATGGAGATAGTATCTCTGGGGTATGTGGAGGGGTTCTATTATAAACCCAGGGTGGATAAAGAGGTCCTCACCAGGTGTGGTAAAGGGCTCGTGGCCATGTCAGCCTGTCTGGGAGGGGAAGTCCCACATTTTATCCTTTCCGACCAGTGGAACGAGGCGAGAAAAGCCGCCGGGGAATACGCGGAGATATTCGGCAAAGAGAATTTTTTCCTGGAACTTCAGGATAATCAGCTCGAGAGACAGGATAAGTTGAACAAGGGGCTTATAAAGCTTGCCCGTGAAATGGACCTGGGGCTTGTGGCCACATGCGATGTGCATTATATAGACAGGAGCGATGCCAAGGCGCACGACGCGCTTCTTTGTATACAGACCCAGACCACGCTGGACGATATGAACCGCATGAAGTTCCAGACGGACCAATTGTACTTTAAAACTCCGGATGAAATGAAGAAAGCTTTTGCCGAAGTGCCGGACGCCGTGGCGAACACCGTGAAGATAGCTGAAAGATGTAACCTTGAACTGGATTTCAGTGAACTGCATTTGCCGCATTTTCAGGCTCCCGACGGAGAAGAGAACCTGGTGTTCTTCAAAAGGCTTGTTGCGGAAGGCATCAGATCCCGCTATGACGCGGTCAGTGATGAGATACAGAAGAGGGTGGAACACGAGATAGGTATCATTGAGCAAAGCGGATATGTCAGTTATTTCCTGATAGTATGGGATTTCATCAATTACGCGAAACGTCACGGGATCCCGGTAGGCCCAGGCCGCGGTTCGGCCGCCGGAAGTATAGTAAGTTATGCCCTGGGCATTACCGATATAGACCCGCTCAAGTATGACCTGATATTCGAGCGTTTTCTTAATCCCGCAAGGGTCACCATGCCTGATATAGATATTGACTTCTGCTTCGAGAGAAGGCAGGAGGTGATAGATTACGTCATCGAGAAATATTCCAAGGATAACGTCGCCCAGATAATAACGTTCGGTACGATGATGGCCAAAGGCGTATTGCGGGATGTCGGCAGGGTAATGGGCATGCCTTATGCCGAGGTGGATAAGATAGCCAAGCTCGTGCCTAACGACCTTGGTATGACGCTAGAGAGGGCTCTTGAGATCGAGCCCGAACTCCGGAGCAAGTATGATGAAGACCCGATGGTCAAGCAGCTTGTCAATACTTCCCTAAGGCTGGAAGGGTTGAACAGGCACGCTTCGACACACGCGGCGGGGGTGGTCATATCGGACAAGCCTCTTATCAAGAGGATACCTCTGTTCAAGACCGCGGATGACCAGATAACAACGGGTTATGCCATGAAATCGCTCGACCAGATAGGCATGCTCAAAATGGATTTTCTCGGGCTGAAAACGCTCACGGTCATAGACCAGGCAGTGAAGATAATCAAGCGTACCAGGGAACTGGACGTGGATATCGATAAGATATCGTTGGAGGACGGGAAAACGTTCGAACTCCTATCAAGAGCGGAGACGGCCGGGGTGTTCCAGCTGGAATCCAGCGGCATGCGTGATCTTTTGAGGAAGATACGTCCCAACAAATTCGAAGACCTTATAGCCATACTTGCTCTGTACCGACCGGGACCCATGGGTAGCGGTATGCTCGATGAGTTCATTAAGAGGAAACAGGGCCAGGTCAAGGTGACCTATGACCATGCCCTTCTTGAGCCGATCCTAAAAGAAACTTATGGGATAATCGTGTACCAGGAACAGGTCATGAAGATAGTGTCCGTGCTAGCCGGTTTCTCCATGGCCGAAGCCGATAATGTCAGGAAAGTTGTCGGGAAAAAGATCGCCGACGCGTTGGAGGGGATAAAGATCAAGTTCCTCGAAGGCGCCAGGAAGAATAATGTTGACGCGGCTACCGCCGAGAGGATATGGGATTTCATAGCGTACTTTGCCGGATACGGGTTCAATAAATCGCATTCGGCGGCCTACGCCATGGTGAGCTATCGCACGGCTTATCTTAAAGCCAACTTCCCGGTCGAGTTCATGACCGCGCTTCTTACCAGTGAAAAGAACAACATGGATAAGATCTCCGATTATATAAATGAAGCGGTCAGGATGGGGATCGATATATTGCCTCCGGACGTTAACGAAAGCTATAAGGACTTCACGGTCGTAGGAGGGGACATACGGTTCGGCTTGTCGGCGGTCAAGAACGTCGGCGCCGGTGCCGCGGAAGGCATAATAAACACGCGTCAGGCTTTCGGCAGGTTCGAGTCCATATATGACCTGACCCGGAAGGTGGACTCGAAAACGGTCAATCGCAAGGTGCTGGAAAGTCTTATAAAATGTGGCGCGTTGGATTCCACCGGCATATTCAGGTCCCAGGCGATGTCCGTGCTGGACAAAGTGATAACCATGGCGGCTAAATCCAACAGGGACAGGGAAATAGGCCAGATGTCGTTCTTTGACGAGAGTGCCGCGGAAGATTCTTTCAAGAATAACTTTGAGGAGATACCGAATATACCCGAATGGCCGGAACCGGAGCTTTTGTCCGGGGAAAAGGAAATGCTGGGGTTTTATATCACTAAGCACCCGCTTACCAGGTACGAGAAACTGCTTGGTATGTATTCTACCGCGACCATATCGGAACTGGCGAACATGTCGGACGGACAACTTGTACTTATAGGTGGATTGATAAATAAAGTACGCACGACGGTGACCAGGAAAAAAGGTGAGAAGATGGCGATCGTGAGCCTGGGGGACCTCGAGAGCTTCATTGAGGTATTGATCTTTCCCAAGACATACCGGAAGGCACCCGAGCTTATCCGGGAAGATAATCTTGTGTATGTACATGGCCGGCTTAATCTTAGGGAAGAAGAACCTAAAATAATCGCTGAAGAGATCATCCCGATAGACCAGGTCAAGGAAAGGTTCACAAAGGCCGTGCTCATAAAACTTTCCACTGCTGGACTGGGCGAGGAGAACATGAAGATGATAAAGTCCACCATCAAGCGGTTCAAAGGGAATACGCCCTCTTTTATCGAGTTCCTTTCCCCTGAGGGCAGGAAGATACGGCTTGCGTTGGAAGAGGACCTGTATGTCTCCACATCTGATGAGATGGTCGAAGAATTGGAAAAGATAACGGGGCATGGCAAGGTCAAGTTCATAACGAAGTAA
- a CDS encoding aspartate dehydrogenase, protein MSIKRTVGIIGCGNIGTAIAVFIEKELSAKVSGTNLCDINTERVTALAGRIKNCVVAPDLDALVDMSDVVVEAAGPDIVRAALSAAVRKNKDVIVISAGGVLGNESLLKEAREAGIKVFLPSGAIAGIDGIKAAKIAGIDSVMITTRKPPASLAGAPYIQKNAIELDNIRTETVIFEGSALDAVKEFPKNINVSALLSLAGIGPERTKVRIVTSPEYTRNIHEIEVDGKAGKLFLRAENVPSPDNPKTSYLACLACMECVRSYFDTVRLGN, encoded by the coding sequence ATGAGCATAAAAAGGACCGTAGGGATAATAGGGTGTGGGAACATCGGGACGGCGATAGCTGTTTTTATCGAGAAAGAACTGTCCGCTAAAGTTTCCGGTACTAATTTATGCGACATCAACACGGAAAGGGTCACCGCGCTGGCCGGACGGATCAAGAACTGCGTTGTGGCGCCGGACCTGGACGCTCTTGTGGATATGTCGGATGTCGTGGTGGAGGCGGCCGGTCCGGATATAGTCCGCGCGGCGCTCAGCGCGGCTGTCAGGAAGAACAAAGACGTTATCGTGATAAGCGCGGGCGGTGTGTTGGGAAATGAAAGCCTCCTCAAAGAGGCCAGGGAGGCGGGTATCAAGGTGTTCCTGCCGTCGGGGGCAATAGCCGGTATTGACGGGATCAAGGCGGCGAAGATCGCCGGGATCGACAGTGTTATGATAACTACACGCAAGCCGCCCGCGTCACTCGCGGGCGCTCCATATATCCAGAAGAACGCGATAGAGCTTGATAACATCAGGACGGAGACCGTGATATTCGAGGGATCGGCCCTTGATGCCGTAAAAGAATTCCCCAAGAACATCAACGTGTCGGCGTTGTTGTCGCTTGCCGGTATCGGCCCTGAGAGAACGAAGGTGCGAATAGTAACTTCACCGGAATATACGCGGAACATACACGAGATAGAGGTCGACGGAAAGGCCGGAAAGCTTTTTCTCAGGGCGGAGAATGTCCCATCGCCGGACAACCCGAAGACCAGTTATCTGGCTTGTCTGGCCTGTATGGAGTGTGTAAGAAGCTATTTTGACACTGTTCGGCTGGGGAACTGA
- the hisS gene encoding histidine--tRNA ligase, which produces MAQRSFHSIKGMPDMLPEQCEVVQKIERTARDVFACFGFREIRTPLLEETRVFTRSIGQDTDIVEKEMYSFTSRSGKDISLRPEGTASIIRAFIENGLFDPNTPDLTRLFYIGPMFRAERPQKGRLRQFHQIGAEVIGGHDPYIDAELIMSLDMFFSKIGVDDACISINSLGCKKDRDVFRKDLTAYLDSVSDGLCDNCKRRKDTNVLRVLDCKNPGCRDVVAGAPNIMGYLCGDCDAYYAKLKELLVSARIRFSEKKDLVRGLDYYTGVIFEVTHASLGAQDAIAAGGRYDSLCRDMGGADIGATGYAIGLERLMLIKLADEFKPDRPGTFVIPMAAAFRDDVFDLVKELRCSGICCEAGDPQRSFKSLMRKAHKEGREYVVIIGEEEKKNMAFTLKNMDTGQQTSVSLDELRDALKK; this is translated from the coding sequence GTGGCCCAGAGATCTTTTCACTCCATCAAAGGTATGCCGGATATGCTTCCGGAACAGTGTGAGGTCGTTCAAAAGATAGAAAGAACGGCCAGGGATGTTTTTGCCTGTTTCGGTTTCCGGGAGATACGTACGCCGCTTCTGGAAGAGACGCGTGTTTTTACCAGAAGCATTGGGCAGGATACGGATATAGTCGAAAAAGAGATGTATTCATTCACCTCCCGCAGCGGTAAGGATATATCTTTGCGTCCCGAAGGGACCGCTTCCATCATAAGGGCTTTTATCGAGAATGGTCTTTTCGACCCGAATACGCCGGATCTGACCCGGCTTTTCTATATCGGCCCGATGTTCAGGGCGGAACGTCCCCAGAAAGGTCGGCTCAGGCAGTTCCATCAAATAGGCGCCGAAGTCATAGGAGGGCATGATCCTTATATCGACGCGGAGCTTATCATGAGCCTGGATATGTTCTTCAGTAAGATCGGCGTGGATGACGCGTGTATATCGATAAATTCACTGGGTTGCAAAAAAGACCGGGATGTTTTCCGGAAAGACCTTACCGCGTACCTGGATTCGGTATCCGACGGTCTATGCGATAACTGCAAGAGGAGAAAAGATACGAACGTTCTTCGGGTGCTTGATTGCAAGAACCCCGGATGCCGGGATGTCGTGGCGGGCGCGCCTAACATAATGGGATATCTATGCGGGGATTGCGACGCGTACTACGCCAAGTTAAAGGAACTCCTGGTCTCGGCGCGGATACGGTTCTCCGAGAAAAAGGACCTTGTAAGGGGATTGGATTATTACACAGGTGTAATCTTCGAGGTCACGCACGCATCTCTCGGGGCCCAGGACGCCATAGCGGCCGGAGGCAGGTATGATTCCCTGTGCAGGGACATGGGAGGGGCGGACATCGGGGCGACAGGATATGCTATCGGTCTTGAACGGTTGATGCTCATAAAACTTGCCGACGAGTTCAAGCCGGACCGGCCCGGGACCTTCGTAATACCTATGGCGGCTGCGTTCAGGGACGATGTTTTCGACCTGGTCAAGGAACTCCGTTGTTCCGGGATATGCTGTGAGGCAGGTGACCCGCAAAGATCCTTCAAAAGCCTTATGAGAAAAGCGCACAAGGAAGGGCGGGAATACGTGGTCATAATAGGTGAGGAAGAGAAGAAAAACATGGCGTTCACGCTTAAGAACATGGACACCGGGCAGCAGACAAGTGTTTCCCTGGACGAGCTTAGGGACGCGCTTAAAAAATGA
- the aspS gene encoding aspartate--tRNA ligase: MIRTHTCGELTAAQVSEKVTLAGWIASRRDHGEIIFMDLRDKHGITQIVLDPERNRQAHEEAHKLRSEYCVRIKGIVSKRPEGTVNEKLVTGEIEIDVSEIEVLSVSETPMFEITDDIDVSEDLRMRYRYLDLRRPSMQEKLAVKHRVYKFIYDFLDKEGFISVETPMLTKSTPEGARDFLVPSRLQQGSFYALPQSPQLFKQILMVSGVEKYFQIVRCFRDEDFRADRQPEFTQLDMEMSFVEQEDILDVSERLFKGIFSKILGIELTTPFRRMTYKDAVELYGSDKPDTRFDILLHDLSEDVAGSDFKVFNTVLASGGKVKGIAAPGYAGISRKDIDALTSFVGEYGAKGLAYFKVEENGLNSPITKFFPAEILEKLRRTTGASTGDMIFIVADDKDIVRDALGALRLKIGRDKGLIDKKRFDLLWVVDFPLFTRDKETGRWASEHHPFTYFREEDAGYLDSGDLDRIRSTSYDLVLNGSEIGSGSIRIHRKDIQNRIFEVLGLSAKEAGEKFGFLLEAFSYGPPPHGGIAFGLDRLTTVLTGDSSIREVIPFPKTQKGVCLLTGAPSEVDDTQLAQLGVKTRKKTN; this comes from the coding sequence ATGATAAGGACACATACTTGCGGGGAACTGACCGCGGCTCAGGTATCGGAAAAGGTAACACTTGCCGGATGGATAGCGTCCCGAAGGGACCATGGGGAAATAATTTTCATGGACCTCAGGGACAAACACGGGATAACACAGATAGTACTGGACCCGGAACGCAACCGACAGGCGCATGAAGAGGCGCATAAGCTCAGGAGCGAATATTGCGTAAGGATAAAAGGTATTGTATCAAAACGCCCTGAAGGGACCGTTAACGAGAAACTTGTTACCGGGGAGATAGAGATAGACGTGAGCGAGATAGAAGTGCTTTCCGTGTCCGAAACGCCAATGTTCGAGATAACCGATGACATAGATGTTTCCGAGGACCTGCGGATGAGATACCGGTACCTGGATCTCAGGAGGCCTTCCATGCAAGAGAAGCTGGCCGTAAAACACCGCGTCTACAAATTCATTTACGATTTCCTGGACAAGGAAGGTTTTATCTCCGTGGAAACGCCTATGTTGACGAAGTCCACGCCCGAAGGGGCCAGGGATTTCCTCGTGCCTTCGAGACTTCAGCAGGGGAGTTTTTACGCGTTGCCGCAGTCCCCACAGCTTTTCAAACAGATACTGATGGTGTCCGGCGTGGAGAAATACTTCCAGATAGTGCGTTGCTTCAGGGATGAGGATTTCAGGGCGGACCGGCAGCCGGAGTTCACGCAGCTTGATATGGAGATGTCGTTCGTAGAACAGGAGGACATCCTGGACGTATCCGAAAGGCTGTTCAAGGGTATATTCTCAAAGATCCTGGGGATAGAGCTTACAACGCCTTTTCGCAGGATGACCTATAAGGACGCCGTGGAACTGTACGGTTCGGACAAGCCTGACACAAGGTTCGATATCCTTTTGCACGACCTGAGCGAGGACGTGGCGGGGTCAGATTTCAAGGTGTTCAATACCGTTCTCGCTTCGGGAGGGAAAGTAAAAGGTATCGCGGCCCCCGGGTACGCCGGCATAAGCCGTAAGGATATAGATGCGCTTACATCCTTTGTTGGTGAATATGGGGCGAAAGGCCTTGCGTATTTCAAGGTGGAAGAGAACGGCTTGAATTCTCCCATAACGAAGTTCTTTCCGGCGGAAATACTGGAAAAATTGAGGAGAACTACAGGCGCTTCCACAGGTGATATGATATTCATCGTGGCGGATGATAAAGATATCGTCCGGGATGCTCTCGGGGCCCTGCGTTTGAAGATAGGGCGGGACAAAGGACTTATAGACAAAAAGAGGTTCGATCTATTGTGGGTGGTGGATTTCCCCCTGTTCACAAGGGACAAGGAAACCGGGAGATGGGCTTCCGAGCATCATCCGTTCACGTATTTCAGGGAAGAAGACGCCGGGTATCTGGATAGCGGGGACCTGGATCGTATAAGATCGACATCATATGATCTTGTTCTTAACGGCAGTGAGATAGGTTCCGGCAGCATAAGAATACACAGGAAAGACATACAGAACAGGATATTCGAGGTATTAGGGCTCTCCGCAAAAGAGGCGGGGGAAAAATTCGGGTTTCTTTTAGAAGCATTTTCGTATGGACCGCCTCCCCACGGGGGGATAGCTTTTGGGTTGGACAGGTTGACCACGGTACTGACGGGGGACTCATCCATAAGGGAGGTCATACCTTTCCCGAAAACACAGAAGGGTGTGTGCCTTTTGACGGGCGCGCCGTCGGAAGTGGACGACACCCAGTTGGCCCAATTAGGGGTAAAGACCAGGAAAAAAACCAATTAG
- a CDS encoding GuaB3 family IMP dehydrogenase-related protein: protein MGMWVGIGRKARRSYGFDEVALVPGDLTINPNDVNTSFEIGGIKFQVPIMASSMDGVVDVNFAIAMGKLGGAAVLHLEGISTRYDNPEEAVQKIVNCDPNESTKVIQEVYSKPIKKELITKRIKQIKAAKVPALVSCNPQVAGEFGPIARDAGCDIFIIQSTVISVNHESSQYEPLDLFKFCRDMKIPVLLGNCVDYKVAIALMETGCQGIFVGIGPGTACTSRGVLGIGVPQITATCDCAAARDFYYKKTGRYVPIITDGGMATGGDVCKAFAAGADAVMLGNAFARSNEAPGKGYHWGMAMPHPSLPRGTRIRVGTTGTLEEILYGPAQIDDGTQNLVGALATSMGNLGAHNIREMQMVNMIIAPSIQTEGKVYQSAQRVGMRK, encoded by the coding sequence ATGGGAATGTGGGTAGGTATAGGACGTAAGGCCAGGAGAAGCTATGGTTTTGACGAGGTCGCGCTGGTTCCTGGTGACCTTACTATAAATCCGAACGATGTCAATACATCTTTTGAGATCGGCGGCATTAAGTTCCAGGTACCTATAATGGCCTCTTCGATGGATGGCGTGGTAGATGTCAATTTCGCTATCGCCATGGGCAAGCTTGGCGGCGCGGCAGTGCTTCACTTGGAAGGTATTTCCACAAGGTACGATAACCCCGAAGAAGCGGTCCAGAAGATAGTGAACTGCGACCCGAATGAAAGTACCAAGGTCATACAGGAAGTATATTCAAAACCCATCAAGAAAGAGCTGATAACTAAAAGGATAAAGCAGATCAAGGCGGCTAAAGTACCGGCGCTTGTCAGTTGCAACCCGCAGGTGGCCGGAGAGTTCGGACCGATAGCCAGGGACGCCGGGTGTGATATTTTCATAATACAATCCACCGTGATCAGCGTAAACCATGAGTCCAGCCAGTACGAGCCGCTGGACCTTTTCAAGTTCTGCCGGGATATGAAGATACCGGTCCTCCTGGGTAACTGCGTAGACTACAAGGTCGCCATTGCCCTGATGGAAACCGGATGCCAAGGCATATTCGTAGGTATCGGCCCGGGTACCGCGTGTACCTCCCGCGGGGTCCTCGGCATAGGTGTCCCGCAGATAACTGCTACTTGCGATTGCGCGGCCGCCAGGGATTTTTACTACAAAAAGACGGGCAGATATGTCCCGATAATCACCGATGGTGGTATGGCCACGGGCGGGGACGTATGTAAGGCCTTTGCCGCCGGGGCTGACGCCGTAATGCTGGGGAACGCGTTCGCGCGCTCCAACGAAGCGCCCGGGAAAGGTTATCACTGGGGGATGGCCATGCCTCATCCCTCATTGCCGCGTGGTACACGTATAAGGGTCGGGACCACGGGTACGCTTGAGGAGATACTGTACGGTCCGGCCCAGATCGATGACGGCACGCAGAACCTTGTTGGGGCCCTGGCCACCAGTATGGGAAACCTTGGCGCGCACAACATAAGGGAAATGCAGATGGTCAACATGATAATCGCCCCGTCGATACAGACCGAAGGCAAGGTCTATCAGAGCGCCCAGCGGGTCGGTATGAGGAAATAA
- a CDS encoding Na/Pi cotransporter family protein → MDLNLIFSLIGGLGLFFFGMRLMSDGLKKIAGDRLKKILSMVTKVPFVGLMVGAAVTCLIQSSSATSVMVVGFVNAGLLTLKQAISVIMGANIGTTFTAWLVSSMSVFKVTQYALPAIGIGFAVNAFFRTKNAKFWGQVLMGFGLLFLGLEVMKDAFEPLKDSQYVKDIFLSFSTNPLLGVAVGTIFTIILQSSSATIAVVQVMAFNGLIDLPSAIPIILGDNIGTTITAQLASIGTTLPARRAAMSHTLFNVIGVAYMLVFVYTGWYEKAIYILVPGEVTLKNIMLYIAVAHSFFNVTNSLMFLPFIGFLERASVFMVPKKKGTLELGPQYLEVHLLDTPPIAMEQARRETVRMIGLARRSVAHSVKCFLGGDLNELRPVAKLEQAVDNLQSAITQYLVDLSQRNLGQEESEELPVLIHSVNDIERIGDHSENIVELAERKIEQKLPFSDEAIRELNLMWDELNSMMVETEDALRNSDSVMAESVLKREQKINRFQEDLKRSHVRRLNEGVCDLKAGIVFLDFVDNLEKIGDHLTNIAQGVVGEMRWKGFYASSLSEEEEEMV, encoded by the coding sequence ATGGACCTAAACCTCATTTTTTCGCTCATAGGCGGGCTGGGACTTTTCTTTTTCGGCATGCGCCTGATGTCGGATGGCCTGAAGAAGATAGCTGGTGACAGGCTTAAAAAGATACTGTCAATGGTGACCAAGGTCCCTTTCGTAGGTTTGATGGTCGGCGCGGCCGTCACATGTCTTATCCAATCCTCCAGTGCTACCAGCGTGATGGTGGTCGGGTTCGTGAACGCGGGGTTACTTACCCTGAAACAGGCCATAAGCGTCATAATGGGCGCGAACATCGGCACCACGTTCACCGCGTGGCTCGTTTCCTCGATGTCTGTTTTCAAGGTAACGCAATACGCGCTGCCGGCTATAGGGATAGGGTTTGCCGTGAATGCTTTTTTCAGGACAAAGAACGCGAAGTTCTGGGGTCAGGTGCTCATGGGGTTCGGTCTCTTGTTCCTCGGGCTGGAGGTCATGAAGGACGCTTTCGAGCCTCTCAAGGACAGCCAGTATGTTAAGGATATATTCCTGTCTTTCAGCACCAACCCTCTTCTAGGGGTAGCGGTAGGCACCATTTTCACTATAATACTCCAGAGTTCCAGCGCTACTATTGCCGTGGTGCAGGTCATGGCCTTTAACGGGCTGATAGATCTCCCGTCGGCCATACCGATAATACTGGGTGACAACATAGGTACGACCATTACCGCCCAGCTCGCGTCAATAGGTACCACCCTGCCCGCGAGGAGGGCGGCGATGTCGCATACGCTGTTCAATGTCATAGGGGTAGCGTATATGCTGGTATTCGTATACACGGGATGGTATGAAAAGGCTATTTATATATTGGTCCCGGGAGAGGTCACGCTAAAGAACATAATGCTCTATATCGCGGTAGCGCATAGTTTCTTCAATGTGACCAATTCCCTTATGTTCCTGCCTTTCATAGGATTCCTTGAAAGAGCCAGTGTGTTCATGGTGCCCAAAAAGAAGGGAACGCTTGAGCTCGGGCCGCAATACCTTGAAGTGCATTTGTTGGACACGCCCCCTATCGCCATGGAGCAGGCCCGGAGGGAGACCGTACGCATGATAGGGTTAGCCCGCAGGTCCGTTGCCCACTCGGTAAAATGTTTTTTAGGGGGTGACCTCAACGAACTGAGGCCGGTCGCCAAGCTTGAGCAGGCGGTGGACAACCTGCAGTCGGCAATAACACAGTATCTCGTGGACCTTTCCCAGCGGAATCTCGGGCAGGAAGAGTCGGAAGAACTCCCCGTGCTTATCCATAGCGTGAATGATATAGAGCGTATTGGGGACCACTCGGAGAATATAGTCGAGCTGGCGGAGCGTAAGATCGAGCAAAAACTTCCCTTTTCTGACGAAGCTATCCGCGAGCTTAACCTAATGTGGGATGAACTTAACAGTATGATGGTAGAGACCGAGGACGCTCTCAGGAATAGCGATTCCGTGATGGCTGAAAGCGTGCTCAAAAGAGAACAGAAGATAAACCGTTTCCAGGAGGACCTGAAGAGGTCCCATGTCAGAAGGCTGAATGAGGGTGTATGCGACCTCAAGGCCGGCATCGTATTTCTCGATTTTGTTGATAACCTCGAGAAGATAGGTGACCATCTCACCAATATAGCCCAGGGAGTGGTAGGGGAAATGCGTTGGAAAGGGTTCTATGCTTCTTCCTTGTCGGAGGAAGAAGAGGAGATGGTATAA
- a CDS encoding integration host factor subunit beta encodes MTKKDIIMRISEETGLKQIEVKEVVQRTFDLIIESLHKGDKVELRNFGIFKVKTRKGRLGRNPRTGSGVTIPDKKVVSFKSGMKMKVDVEASEKE; translated from the coding sequence ATGACAAAAAAAGACATTATCATGAGGATATCCGAAGAGACCGGATTGAAGCAGATCGAGGTCAAGGAAGTGGTGCAGAGAACGTTCGACCTTATAATTGAAAGCCTCCACAAGGGGGATAAGGTAGAACTCAGGAATTTCGGTATTTTCAAGGTCAAGACCAGAAAAGGAAGACTGGGACGTAACCCCAGGACCGGGAGCGGTGTTACCATACCGGATAAAAAGGTCGTATCCTTTAAATCCGGAATGAAGATGAAAGTAGATGTGGAAGCTTCGGAAAAGGAATAG